Genomic segment of Dehalogenimonas alkenigignens:
CGGCCGGCCCCGGCGTATTGGCTGGTTCGACGGCGTGGCGGCGCGTTTCTCCGCCCGCATTAACGGCATGACCGGGATGGCGGTCACCCGGCTCGACATCCTGGATTCATTCGATGAAATCAAGGTCTGCACCGCCTACCGGCTTGATGGTGAAACTTTAACTGATTTCCCCGCCGAACCCGGAGCCCTCAACCGATGCCAGCCTGTTTATGAGACATTACCCGGATGGAAACAGCAGACCACCGGGCTTACAAGCCTAACTGAACTTCCGCGTCAGGCTCGTGAATTCCTCAGCCGTCTCGAAGAACTGGCCGGGTGCCAGGCGTGCTACGTTTGTATCGGTCCGGTGAGGGAACAGACGATCGAACTGAGATCTCTGACCCGATAATTTATCCCGTCAGGCAACTTCAGAGGGGCGCGAATAAAGCGCCCCTCTTGTTTTTCGTTTTTCAAACCATTGTTGAGTGTTACAATGTGATGGAGGCGTGAAACGGAAACGTATGAAAGAATACGATGTCATTATCGTTGGATCAGGGGCAGGCCTGGATATCCTTGAGGCCGCTGTAGAACACGGCTTGAAAACCGCGCTGATCGATGACGGACCGGCAGGCGGCACCTGCCTCAATGTCGGCTGCATTCCATCAAAGATGCTCATCTTCCCCGCGGATCGCGTTTTGGAGGTCCGGGAGGCGGCTCGTCTTGGCATCGCCACAGAAATCACCCAAATTGATTTTGCATCGATAATGGACCGGTCGGCCCACCTGGTAGAAGCTGAACACCTAAATGTTGAAGAACAATTGAGAAAATCCAGGGCGCTGGATTTTTACCAGGATACCGCTGAGTTTGTCGACCGCAATACTTTTAAAGTCGGCAACCGCATGATCAAGGCCAATCTGATTTATTTGGCTTCAGGCTCCAGACCGCTGATTCCTTCTATTCCCGGACTGGATCAAGTAGATTACCTGACCAATGAATCTCTGCTGCAACTGCGCGAACTTCCAAAAAGTCTTATCATCATCGGCGGCGGATACGTCGGAGTTGAATACGCGCACTTTTTCCAGGCAATGGGCTCTGAAGTCACCCTGTTGGAAATGGGACCCCGCATCGTTCCATCGGAAGAACCGGAAATATCAGAGTTGCTGCTCTTCTCGATGTCGCGGAGGCTTACGGTGCGGACCGAGAGCGTCGCTGTGTCGGTCAGACCGGCTGCCACCGGCGGCGTTACTGTTGAAATTAAGCATAAAGGGAAAAACGAAACATTAGTTGCTGAAAAACTCCTTATCGCAGCCGGGCGGCGTTCCAACGCTGACCGGCTTAAAGTAGAAAAGGCTGGCATCAAAACAGATTCTAAAGGTTATATCAAAGTCAATGCCCATCTAGAAACTAATGCCAAAGGGATTTATGCCATCGGCGATGCCAACGGCAGGGAGATGTTCACCCACACCTCCCACGCCGAAGCGGCAGTAGCCGCGGCCAACGGCATACACGGTCAGAAAAAAACCATGAACTACTGGGCGGCGCCACATGCTGTCTTCACCCACCCACAGATAGCTTCGGTAGGGCTGACCGAACACGTGGCGAGGCAGAAATACAATGTCTCTGTCGGACGGACGGATTACGCTGACATCGCGCTGGGCGGCGCTATGATGCAGCAGGAGGGGTTTGCCAA
This window contains:
- a CDS encoding dihydrolipoyl dehydrogenase family protein, whose translation is MKEYDVIIVGSGAGLDILEAAVEHGLKTALIDDGPAGGTCLNVGCIPSKMLIFPADRVLEVREAARLGIATEITQIDFASIMDRSAHLVEAEHLNVEEQLRKSRALDFYQDTAEFVDRNTFKVGNRMIKANLIYLASGSRPLIPSIPGLDQVDYLTNESLLQLRELPKSLIIIGGGYVGVEYAHFFQAMGSEVTLLEMGPRIVPSEEPEISELLLFSMSRRLTVRTESVAVSVRPAATGGVTVEIKHKGKNETLVAEKLLIAAGRRSNADRLKVEKAGIKTDSKGYIKVNAHLETNAKGIYAIGDANGREMFTHTSHAEAAVAAANGIHGQKKTMNYWAAPHAVFTHPQIASVGLTEHVARQKYNVSVGRTDYADIALGGAMMQQEGFAKIILEQETGKILGGHVIGPWASVVIQEVVNVMARRGGVEDIGRGIHIHPALSELIIKAVYNAA